From one Rhodamnia argentea isolate NSW1041297 chromosome 1, ASM2092103v1, whole genome shotgun sequence genomic stretch:
- the LOC115751738 gene encoding potassium transporter 20-like, whose translation MERDGIAEEERPKVVEVDLIDRYDRRDQDLDYERTEGDKGSRKIKKIDSFYVETGQLKSNPNHSSNQNLAWVMILKLAIQSIGVVYGDLGTSPLYVMPGIFPDGIKHEDDILGALSLIFYSIILIGLIKYVFIVLSANDNGDGGTFALYSLMCRYAKASLTPNQQAEDKEISNYRLEVPNRRLRRASAMKSLLENSKAAKYLLLFVTMLGTAMVIGDGILTPCISVLSAVGGIREAAHSLGDDQIMWISVVILILLFQVQRFGTDKVGYSFAPVLSIWFLCIGLIGIYNFAKHDSGVIRAVNPLHIIRYFMRNKKEAWISLGGVILCLTGSEALFADLGHFNILSIRLSSCLLVFPSIILAYFGQAAYLRKNTQDVARAFYSSIPKPVYWPMFVIAVMAAIIASQSLISAAFAIVKQSVALGCFPRVKVVHTSSKHEGQIYIPEVNTLLMLACVGVTLGFKTTLQLGNAYGIAVAFVFTITSTFLVIVMIMIWKTNILLIILYVVTIGLAEYVFLTSVLYKFVDGGYVPLVFAAMMVIVMFVWNYGYRRKYEYELKNKVSREALITITSNISIQRLPGIALFYTELVQGISPIFTQYVANVPALHSVLVFVSIKSLPISKVPLEERFVFRKVEPGIYRCVGRYGYRDAKMEQEFFEKVLINRLKDFILNDALYDVPPAANGRGEASDHGIVVFSEEDVQREIGLVEEAIKIGGIVYLMGESEVIASSGSGLAKMVVINYLYNSLKRCVRQQEEVFNIPHKWLLKVGMTYEV comes from the exons ATGGAGCGCGATGGTATAGCAGAAGAAGAGAGGCCGAAGGTCGTTGAAGTCGACTTGATCGACAGGTATGATCGTCGAGATCAAGATCTAGACTATGAACGCACGGAGGGAGACAAGGGATCGAGGAAGATCAAGAAAATTGATTCATTCTACGTAGAGACAGGCCAATTAAAGTCGAACCCCAATCATTCATCAAACCAG AATTTGGCATGGGTGATGATACTGAAGCTTGCGATTCAGAGCATCGGGGTGGTGTATGGCGATTTAGGGACGTCGCCTCTCTATGTCATGCCAGGAATTTTTCCAGACGGGATAAAACACGAAGACGACATCCTCGGAGCATTGTCTCTGATCTTCTACTCGATCATCCTCATTGGCTTGATCAAGTATGTCTTCATTGTTCTATCGGCAAATGACAATGGCGATG GAGGGACATTCGCTTTGTACTCTCTAATGTGCCGCTATGCCAAGGCAAGCTTGACCCCTAACCAACAAGCTGAAGACAAGGAAATCTCGAACTACCGGCTTGAGGTGCCAAACCGCCGCCTCCGGCGGGCCTCTGCCATGAAGTCCTTGCTCGAGAATAGCAAAGCGGCCAAGTACTTGCTCTTGTTTGTAACTATGCTGGGCACCGCCATGGTCATTGGAGATGGGATCCTCACACCATGCATATCCG TATTGTCGGCTGTTGGGGGCATAAGAGAAGCTGCACATTCACTTGGAGATGATCAAATCATGTGGATTTCTGTGGTGATCTTGATCCTTCTGTTTCAAGTCCAAAGGTTCGGGACAGACAAGGTCGGATACAGCTTTGCCCCGGTTCTCTCTATATGGTTCCTTTGTATTGGACTGATCGGCATCTACAATTTCGCGAAACATGACTCTGGAGTGATCAGAGCTGTCAACCCGCTCCACATCATCCGGTACTTCATGAGGAACAAAAAGGAAGCATGGATTTCTCTTGGAGGGGTCATTCTGTGCCTAACTG GTTCTGAAGCATTGTTTGCTGATCTGGGGCACTTTAACATCCTGTCGATTCGATTGAGTTCATGCCTGCTTGTCTTTCCTTCAATCATCCTCGCCTACTTTGGTCAGGCGGCATATCTCCGAAAGAACACTCAAGACGTTGCTAGGGCTTTCTACAGCTCGATACCGA AACCGGTGTATTGGCCAATGTTTGTGATCGCGGTGATGGCGGCAATAATAGCAAGCCAATCCTTGATATCGGCCGCATTTGCCATAGTGAAGCAATCTGTCGCGCTCGGGTGCTTCCCACGCGTGAAGGTCGTGCACACTTCGTCGAAGCACGAGGGCCAGATTTACATACCTGAGGTGAACACCCTCCTCATGTTGGCCTGTGTTGGTGTCACCCTTGGCTTCAAGACGACATTGCAGTTGGGCAATGCTTATG GAATTGCTGTAGCATTCGTTTTCACTATCACGTCCACATTCCTCGTTATCGTGATGATCATGATTTGGAAGACCAACATACTCCTCATAATCCTCTACGTCGTCACCATCGGGCTCGCGGAGTACGTGTTTCTAACCTCAGTCCTCTACAAATTCGTGGATGGGGGTTACGTTCCACTCGTCTTCGCTGCCATGATGGTCATCGTCATGTTCGTATGGAATTATGGATACCGACGGAAGTACGAGTATGAGCTCAAGAACAAGGTCTCGAGGGAAGCCCTCATCACGATCACGTCAAACATAAGCATCCAGCGGCTTCCCGGGATTGCCTTATTCTACACCGAGCTCGTCCAGGGCATTTCCCCCATATTCACCCAATACGTCGCCAATGTACCCGCATTGCACTCAGTCCTTGTCTTCGTCTCGATCAAGTCGCTACCCATAAGCAAGGTGCCCCTTGAGGAGCGGTTCGTCTTCCGAAAGGTGGAGCCCGGCATATACCGATGCGTCGGGAGATATGGGTATCGAGATGCGAAGATGGAGCAAGAGTTCTTCGAGAAGGTCTTGATCAACCGATTGAAAGATTTCATTCTGAACGATGCGCTCTACGATGTGCCGCCCGCCGCCAACGGGCGAGGCGAGGCCAGTGACCACGGAATTGTGGTCTTCAGTGAAGAGGATGTGCAAAGAGAGATTGGATTGGTGGAAGAAGCAATTAAGATTGGAGGGATCGTGTATCTAATGGGAGAGAGTGAGGTCATAGCTTCAAGCGGTTCAGGCTTGGCAAAGATGGTGGTGATCAATTACTTGTACAACTCGTTGAAGAGGTGCGTGAGGCAGCAGGAGGAAGTGTTCAACATTCCCCACAAGTGGCTGCTCAAAGTAGGGATGACCTATGAGGTCTAG